From a region of the Coffea arabica cultivar ET-39 chromosome 3e, Coffea Arabica ET-39 HiFi, whole genome shotgun sequence genome:
- the LOC113737742 gene encoding tabersonine/lochnericine 19-hydroxylase-like yields MSLLGKEACTHFSPLWKLHFNLSTKGGTWRKLISVVGNSEEAIANQLIFLKGKAKMYILPIEQIIAFILKHSISLLLCFLFTIFVVKWRNSTSNPSQNLPPSPPKLPIIGNLHQLGSIPQRSLKSLAQKYGSPMLLHLGSKPVLIISSPDAAEEVMKTHDLIFANRPKAGFAGRLLYNFKDITFAPYGEYWRQIRSICVLQLLSHKRVQSFRSIREEEIALMLETIRESCASSSVIHINKILATLTNNIVSRVAIGKRYSGEESGSRFQELFVEFTMLLGVFNVGDYIPWLAWINNVNGLEAKVKKVAKDFDEYLEKLLEEGVKKQDKRGNNNGGDEKQQENLVDVLLEIQGTDATSFALERDSLKAIIMDMFVGGTDTTSSLLEWAISELLRNTNAMQQLQKEVRQFLGSKSCIQEDDLENLHYLKAVIKEALRLHPPVPLLVPRESSKAVKLMGYDVAAGTQVIINAWAIGRDPKLWEAAEEFQPERFLNSSLDIKGQNFEYIPFGSGRRSCPGSAFAMVTAELALANLMCNFDFQLAGGARPEDLDMTEAHGIVTPRKVPLLLVASLPN; encoded by the exons ATGTCCCTATTAGGTAAAGAGGCTTGCACTCATTTTTCCCCCCTCTGGAAGTTGCATTTCAATTTATCTACAAAAGGTGGCACTTGGAGGAAGCTAATAAGTGTAGTAGGGAACTCAGAAGAAGCAATAGCAAACCAATTGATATTTCTGAAGGGAAAAGCAAAGATGTATATACTTCCAATTGAGCAAATAATTGCCTTCATCTTGAAACATTCTATCTCATTACTTCTTTGTTTCCTCTTCACTATCTTTGTTGTCAAATGGCGAAATTCCACTTCAAACCCCTCACAAAACCTTCCCCCTTCCCCTCCAAAGCTTCCCATAATCGGAAACCTTCATCAACTCGGTTCAATCCCTCAACGCTCTCTGAAATCATTAGCTCAAAAATACGGTTCCCCAATGCTGCTTCATCTAGGCAGTAAGCCAGTGTTAATTATCTCCTCCCCTGATGCAGCTGAAGAAGTCATGAAAACACATGATTTAATATTTGCCAATAGGCCTAAAGCAGGCTTTGCTGGAAGGCTTCTCTACAATTTCAAGGACATAACGTTTGCTCCCTATGGTGAGTATTGGAGGCAGATAAGAAGCATTTGTGTACTGCAGCTTCTAAGTCACAAGAGGGTTCAGTCATTTCGAAGCATAAGGGAAGAAGAGATTGCACTAATGTTGGAAACAATTAGAGAATCTTGTGCTTCGTCTTCAGTAATACatataaacaaaattttggCAACACTTACGAACAATATAGTTTCGAGAGTTGCCATTGGGAAAAGGTATTCGGGAGAGGAAAGTGGGAGCAGGTTTCAGGAACTCTTTGTGGAATTTACCATGTTGTTGGGTGTTTTCAACGTTGGAGATTACATCCCATGGCTTGCATGGATAAATAATGTCAATGGCTTGGAAGCAAAGGTGAAAAAAGTGGCCAAAGATTTCGATGAATATTTGGAAAAACTTCTTGAGGAGGGAGTGAAGAAGCaggacaaaagaggaaacaataATGGTGGTGATGAGAAACAGCAGGAGAATCTTGTTGATGTTTTGCTTGAAATCCAGGGAACTGATGCCACCAGTTTCGCTCTTGAGCGAGATTCCCTCAAAGCCATCATCATG gACATGTTTGTTGGTGGAACTGATACTACATCATCGCTGCTGGAGTGGGCAATTTCAGAATTATTAAGAAACACAAATGCCATGCAACAATTGCAAAAAGAAGTGAGACAATTCTTGGGAAGCAAATCATGCATCCAGGAAGATGATTTAGAGAATCTCCATTACCTAAAAGCAGTAATAAAAGAGGCTCTTCGTTTGCATCCACCAGTTCCATTACTTGTTCCTCGTGAATCAAGCAAGGCAGTCAAATTGATGGGATACGATGTAGCTGCCGGCACTCAAGTGATTATCAATGCTTGGGCGATCGGAAGGGACCCAAAATTGTGGGAAGCTGCAGAGGAATTTCAGCCAGAGAGGTTCTTGAATAGCTCTTTGGACATTAAAGGGCAAAATTTTGAGTACATCCCATTTGGTTCTGGGAGAAGGAGCTGCCCCGGTTCTGCATTTGCTATGGTTACAGCTGAACTTGCACTTGCAAATTTGATGTGCAACTTTGATTTTCAATTGGCTGGTGGAGCAAGACCAGAAGATTTGGATATGACTGAAGCACATGGGATCGTTACACCAAGGAAAGTCCCACTTCTGCTAGTTGCAAGTCTACCTAATTAG